The Pseudomonadota bacterium genomic sequence TGCCGGTGATTTCGGCGCTGGCACCCGCGGCGAGGCAAGTGGGTGCCATCGTGTCGATCGATACCCGCAATGCGCTCACCATGCAGGAGGCGACCGCCGCCGGAGCGGCGCTGATCAACGACATCTCGGCGTTGCGCCACGATTCAAGCAGCCTCGCGGTGGCCCGCGACAGCGGCGTGCCGGTCGTGCTCATGCACATGCAAGGAACACCCGAGACCATGCAGCAGGCGCCGCGCTACGAGGATGCCGCCTATGACGTGTTCGATTGGCTCGACGCGCGCATCGCCGCGTGCGGCGCTGCCGGCATTCCCCGGGAGCGCGTGCTGGCCGATGTAGGAATCGGCTTCGGCAAGACCGTCGAGCACAATTACCGCCTGCTCGCGCTGACGAGCTTGCTCCATGGGTTGGGGGTGCCGCTCTTGCTGGGGGCCTCGCGTAAATCGTTCATCGGCGAGACTTGGCGTTCGGTTCCGGCAAAGGCGCGGATTCCCGGTTCCTTGGCGGCGGGACTGGAGGCGGTACGGCAGGGCGCGCAGATCCTGCGAGTCCATGATGTGGCCGAAACGGCGCAGGCATTGGCCGTGCTGGACGCGGTCTTTCGGCAGGCGTAAACCAAGATTAATCAAATT encodes the following:
- the folP gene encoding dihydropteroate synthase, translating into MITFGTHAALSAWLTAPAHDRRRYLRPVGLLGGETARAAVAAGAALDLAGGPSAFLALEIVERGAEGPRRALVPAALADATEELQPALHRLTQPRPPLPHLDRGWPIIMGVINVTPDSFSDAGDFADPGAAIAHGLALLEAGAAILDVGGESTRPGAGALGASEELRRVLPVISALAPAARQVGAIVSIDTRNALTMQEATAAGAALINDISALRHDSSSLAVARDSGVPVVLMHMQGTPETMQQAPRYEDAAYDVFDWLDARIAACGAAGIPRERVLADVGIGFGKTVEHNYRLLALTSLLHGLGVPLLLGASRKSFIGETWRSVPAKARIPGSLAAGLEAVRQGAQILRVHDVAETAQALAVLDAVFRQA